One window from the genome of Aeromonas sp. FDAARGOS 1405 encodes:
- the livH gene encoding high-affinity branched-chain amino acid ABC transporter permease LivH: MSEHLLYLVQQLLNGLTIGSTYALIAIGYTMVYGIIGMINFAHGEVYMIGSYVAFMVMAGLMMMGIDSTFLLLGGAFLVSIIITGTYGWSIERVAYRPLRGGNRLIPLISAIGMSIFLQNMMRMAQGSRDIAMPSLISGGWTLGGEDGFQASLSYMQLIIFVVTFITMLALTQFIGRSRMGRACRACSEDIKMANLLGIDTHVVISITFVLGAALAAVAGVLLGMYYGVINPYLGFMAGLKAFTAAVLGGIGSIPGAVLGGLLLGVVEALTAGYLSTEYKDVMAFALLIFVLLFMPTGILGRPEVEKV, encoded by the coding sequence ATGTCCGAACACCTCCTTTATCTCGTTCAGCAACTGCTGAACGGATTAACCATAGGCAGCACCTATGCGTTGATCGCCATTGGCTACACCATGGTCTATGGCATCATCGGCATGATCAACTTCGCCCACGGCGAGGTTTACATGATCGGCTCCTATGTCGCTTTTATGGTGATGGCGGGGCTCATGATGATGGGCATCGACAGCACCTTTCTACTGCTGGGGGGCGCCTTCCTGGTCAGTATCATCATCACCGGCACCTATGGCTGGAGCATCGAGCGGGTCGCCTACCGGCCACTGCGCGGTGGCAACCGGCTGATCCCCCTTATCTCCGCCATCGGTATGTCGATCTTCTTGCAGAACATGATGCGGATGGCACAGGGCTCGCGGGATATCGCCATGCCCAGCCTGATCTCCGGTGGCTGGACCCTAGGGGGTGAGGATGGTTTTCAGGCCAGCCTCTCCTATATGCAACTGATCATCTTCGTGGTGACTTTCATCACCATGCTGGCGCTGACCCAGTTCATCGGCCGCTCCCGCATGGGCCGCGCCTGCCGCGCCTGCTCGGAAGATATCAAGATGGCCAACCTGCTGGGCATCGACACCCACGTGGTCATCTCCATCACCTTCGTGCTGGGAGCTGCACTGGCCGCCGTGGCGGGGGTGCTGCTCGGCATGTATTACGGCGTCATCAACCCCTACCTCGGCTTTATGGCCGGTCTGAAGGCCTTCACTGCTGCCGTACTGGGCGGTATCGGCAGCATTCCGGGCGCCGTACTGGGCGGCCTGCTGCTCGGCGTGGTTGAAGCGCTCACCGCCGGTTATCTCAGCACCGAGTACAAGGATGTGATGGCGTTCGCCTTGCTCATTTTTGTGCTGCTCTTTATGCCGACCGGCATCCTGGGTCGCCCGGAAGTGGAGAAAGTGTGA
- a CDS encoding substrate-binding domain-containing protein produces the protein MATIKDVASRAGVSISTVSHVLNHTRRVSEDATQKVIEAVAELNYAPNSVARSLKINSTKTIGMLVTTSVNPFFAEVVQGVEAYCFEQGYSLILCNTENQPPRQQHYLRMLMEKRVDGLLVLGTDIDTPLRDMLRIHKNVPQVVLDWGTECDFANVINDNARIGARMAVRHLLELGHRDIVCITGQLSKPTTQQRLDGVRDALGEHGLTLKDEQVFEGDYESQSGFDAMQRILALQPRPTAVFAFDDPMAIGAICAAWEAGVKVPDDISIIGYDDVEMARFSSPPLTTIRHPKAELGQLAVKHLVSRIRNKELEVESMTVQPELIVRRSVKPLR, from the coding sequence ATGGCCACTATCAAGGATGTCGCCTCGCGCGCAGGCGTATCCATCTCCACCGTCTCACATGTGCTCAACCACACTCGGCGGGTCAGCGAAGACGCGACCCAGAAAGTGATTGAGGCGGTGGCAGAACTCAACTACGCGCCCAACTCGGTAGCGCGCAGTCTTAAGATAAATTCGACCAAGACCATTGGCATGCTGGTGACCACCAGCGTAAACCCCTTCTTCGCGGAAGTGGTGCAAGGGGTTGAAGCGTACTGCTTCGAACAGGGCTACAGCCTGATCCTCTGCAACACCGAAAACCAGCCGCCTCGCCAACAGCATTACCTGAGAATGCTGATGGAAAAACGGGTGGATGGTCTGCTGGTATTGGGGACCGATATCGACACTCCGTTGCGCGACATGCTGCGCATCCACAAGAACGTGCCGCAGGTGGTACTGGATTGGGGGACGGAGTGCGATTTCGCCAACGTGATCAACGACAACGCCCGCATCGGCGCCCGCATGGCCGTTCGCCATCTGCTGGAGCTGGGGCACCGCGACATCGTCTGCATCACTGGCCAGCTCTCCAAGCCGACCACTCAGCAGCGACTGGACGGGGTACGTGATGCGCTGGGCGAGCACGGTCTGACCCTCAAAGATGAACAGGTCTTCGAAGGGGACTACGAGAGCCAGAGCGGCTTCGATGCCATGCAGCGCATCCTGGCCCTGCAGCCTCGTCCGACCGCGGTCTTTGCCTTCGACGATCCCATGGCGATCGGCGCGATTTGCGCTGCTTGGGAAGCGGGAGTCAAGGTGCCGGACGATATCTCCATCATCGGCTACGACGATGTGGAGATGGCGCGCTTCTCCAGCCCGCCGCTGACCACCATCCGTCACCCGAAGGCCGAACTGGGCCAGCTGGCGGTGAAGCATCTGGTCAGCCGGATCCGCAACAAGGAGCTGGAAGTGGAATCGATGACGGTACAGCCCGAGCTGATCGTCCGTCGCTCGGTCAAACCGTTGCGTTAA
- the glyS gene encoding glycine--tRNA ligase subunit beta: MAQHTFLVEIGTAELPPKALRSLAEAFADNFKAELTKADLAFGDIEWFASPRRLALKVSELAGEQPSKSVEKRGPAVAQAFDAEGKPTKAAEGWARGNGITVEQAERLVTDKGEWLVHTAKVEGRPAKELLGELVASALAKLPIPKMMRWGDKTIQFVRPVFTVTLLLDGELVPAHILGIDSARTIRGHRFMGESEFTIDNASQYPQILQERGMVIADFMARKAKIKADVEAAAAAFGGVADLDDALLEEVTALVEWPVVLTANFEEKFLAVPAEALVHTMKGDQKYFPVYDKNGKLLPKFIFVTNIESKDPSQIISGNEKVVRPRLSDAEFFFKTDLKQTLASRLPRLETVLFQQQLGTVKAKVERIETVAGFIAERISGGDNAVVTQARRAGLLSKCDLMTNMVGEFTDTQGVMGMHYARHDGEDEAVAVALNEQYMPRFAGDALPSGLVACAVALADKFDTLAGIFGIGMLPKGDKDPFALRRAAIGALRIMTEKQLDLDLVELVEEAVRVYGDKLTNKTVVTDVVDFMLGRFRAAYQDEGIGADVVLAVLARRPTRPLDFDRRVKAVSHFRTLDAALALAAANKRVSNILAKVEGELPTAVKPELLVDAAEKALATQVAELQAELAPLFAAGDYQAALTRLAALREPVDTFFNEVMVMADDEALKANRLALLNNLRNLFLQVADISLLQ; this comes from the coding sequence ATGGCACAACATACATTTCTGGTAGAGATCGGTACTGCTGAGCTGCCGCCCAAAGCCCTGCGCTCCCTGGCCGAAGCCTTTGCCGACAACTTCAAAGCCGAACTGACCAAGGCCGATCTGGCCTTCGGCGACATCGAGTGGTTTGCTTCACCGCGTCGTCTGGCGCTGAAGGTAAGCGAGCTGGCTGGCGAACAGCCGAGCAAGAGCGTCGAGAAGCGCGGCCCGGCCGTAGCGCAGGCGTTCGATGCCGAAGGCAAGCCGACCAAGGCTGCCGAAGGCTGGGCCCGTGGCAACGGCATCACCGTTGAGCAGGCCGAGCGTCTGGTCACCGACAAGGGCGAGTGGCTGGTTCACACCGCCAAGGTTGAAGGCCGTCCGGCCAAAGAATTGCTGGGCGAACTGGTCGCCTCTGCGCTGGCCAAGCTGCCGATCCCGAAAATGATGCGCTGGGGCGACAAGACCATCCAGTTCGTGCGTCCGGTCTTCACCGTGACCCTGCTGCTGGATGGCGAGCTGGTTCCCGCCCACATTCTGGGTATCGACTCAGCCCGCACCATTCGCGGTCACCGCTTTATGGGCGAGAGCGAGTTCACCATCGACAACGCCAGCCAGTACCCGCAGATCCTGCAGGAGCGCGGCATGGTGATTGCCGACTTCATGGCGCGCAAGGCCAAGATCAAGGCTGACGTCGAAGCGGCCGCTGCCGCCTTCGGTGGCGTAGCCGATCTGGACGACGCCCTGCTGGAAGAAGTGACCGCACTGGTCGAGTGGCCTGTGGTGCTGACCGCCAACTTCGAAGAGAAGTTCCTGGCCGTGCCGGCTGAAGCGCTGGTGCACACCATGAAGGGTGACCAGAAGTACTTCCCGGTCTACGACAAGAACGGCAAGCTGCTGCCGAAGTTCATCTTCGTCACCAACATCGAGTCCAAAGACCCGAGCCAGATCATCAGCGGCAACGAGAAGGTGGTTCGCCCCCGTCTCTCTGACGCCGAGTTCTTCTTCAAGACCGACCTCAAGCAGACCCTGGCCTCCCGCCTGCCGCGCCTTGAAACCGTGCTGTTCCAGCAACAGCTGGGTACCGTCAAGGCCAAGGTCGAGCGCATCGAGACCGTTGCCGGCTTTATCGCCGAGCGCATCAGTGGTGGCGATAATGCCGTCGTGACTCAGGCCCGCCGTGCCGGTCTGCTCTCCAAGTGTGACCTGATGACCAACATGGTCGGCGAGTTCACCGACACCCAGGGTGTCATGGGGATGCACTACGCCCGTCACGATGGCGAAGATGAAGCAGTGGCCGTGGCCCTCAACGAGCAGTACATGCCGCGCTTTGCCGGCGATGCCCTGCCGTCCGGTCTGGTTGCCTGCGCCGTCGCGCTGGCCGACAAGTTCGACACTCTGGCCGGTATCTTCGGCATCGGCATGCTGCCGAAGGGTGACAAGGACCCGTTCGCCCTGCGTCGCGCCGCCATCGGTGCCCTGCGTATCATGACCGAGAAGCAGCTGGATCTGGATCTGGTTGAACTGGTTGAAGAAGCGGTACGCGTCTACGGCGACAAGCTGACCAACAAAACCGTCGTCACCGACGTGGTCGACTTTATGCTGGGCCGCTTCCGCGCCGCCTATCAGGACGAAGGCATCGGTGCCGACGTGGTGCTGGCCGTACTGGCACGCCGCCCGACCCGTCCGCTCGACTTCGATCGTCGCGTCAAGGCCGTCAGCCACTTCCGCACGCTGGATGCCGCACTGGCACTGGCTGCCGCCAACAAGCGCGTGAGCAACATTCTGGCCAAGGTCGAAGGCGAGTTGCCGACTGCCGTCAAACCGGAACTGCTGGTCGATGCCGCCGAGAAGGCGCTGGCCACCCAGGTTGCCGAACTGCAAGCCGAACTGGCCCCGCTGTTCGCTGCCGGTGACTATCAGGCAGCCCTCACCCGTCTGGCCGCCCTGCGCGAGCCGGTCGACACCTTCTTCAACGAAGTGATGGTGATGGCCGACGACGAAGCCCTCAAGGCCAACCGTCTGGCACTGCTGAACAACCTGCGTAACCTGTTCCTGCAAGTCGCGGATATCTCCCTGCTGCAGTGA
- a CDS encoding 4Fe-4S binding protein: protein MSVIEAITMVAGMVYLVLLAWQVRTGWPGRLALGLLGLVWLLVADSLLWLALGTVTAVLAPRHQRRPLPALEALDSQWLRARTRHLLLLCWGLVTVQYSLHIWQLGQGMSPWLVRPDVVDAFLPIAGGLGLRAWFAQGLVDPHHPAATVTVLVLSLSALLLGRAFCAWFCPLGLVGEWLHGLRHRLLPGEWSPPRWLDLALRTQKFLVLGFLLFIILLAVPAAALPGYFTSPYHQAADMKMGAFFFNLTLISGLCLGWVLLLTATFRQGFCRYLCPYGAWLALLGLLTPLRIRRDPARCLRSQGHGCDKCSRACPSRIAVHQLIAVRSLECTGCLSCVAACPKRVEALHLGSKVHRLAPSRLLGLLCLLLLVLPLLAYGLLEIWVSQTPLAIRAHLLQLLPQLTH, encoded by the coding sequence ATGAGCGTGATTGAAGCGATAACCATGGTGGCCGGTATGGTTTATCTGGTGCTGTTGGCGTGGCAGGTACGCACCGGCTGGCCGGGGCGTCTTGCGCTCGGCCTGCTGGGGCTGGTCTGGTTGCTGGTGGCGGATAGCCTGCTCTGGCTCGCACTGGGGACGGTCACCGCCGTGCTTGCCCCCCGGCACCAGAGGCGGCCGCTGCCCGCCCTGGAAGCGCTCGACAGCCAGTGGCTGCGGGCGCGCACTCGCCATCTGCTGCTGCTCTGCTGGGGGCTGGTCACAGTGCAATACAGCCTGCATATCTGGCAGTTGGGACAGGGGATGAGCCCCTGGCTGGTGCGCCCGGACGTGGTGGATGCCTTCCTGCCCATCGCCGGTGGCCTCGGGCTGCGGGCCTGGTTCGCGCAGGGGTTGGTGGATCCCCACCATCCGGCGGCCACCGTCACCGTACTGGTACTCTCCCTGTCGGCCCTGCTGCTGGGGCGGGCGTTCTGTGCCTGGTTCTGTCCGCTCGGGCTGGTGGGGGAATGGCTACATGGCCTGCGCCACCGGTTGCTGCCGGGGGAGTGGAGCCCGCCGCGCTGGCTGGATCTTGCCCTGCGCACCCAGAAATTTCTGGTGCTCGGCTTTCTGCTCTTCATCATCCTGCTGGCGGTGCCGGCTGCTGCCCTGCCCGGCTACTTCACCAGCCCCTACCATCAGGCGGCGGATATGAAGATGGGGGCTTTCTTCTTCAACCTGACCCTGATCTCGGGTCTGTGCCTCGGCTGGGTGTTGCTGCTTACCGCGACCTTTCGTCAGGGATTCTGCCGCTACCTTTGCCCCTATGGCGCCTGGCTCGCCCTGCTGGGGCTACTGACGCCGCTGCGCATTCGCCGCGACCCGGCCCGCTGCCTGCGAAGCCAGGGTCACGGCTGTGACAAGTGCAGCCGGGCCTGTCCATCGCGCATTGCGGTGCACCAGCTTATCGCGGTACGCAGCCTGGAGTGCACCGGCTGCCTGAGCTGCGTGGCCGCCTGCCCCAAGCGGGTCGAGGCCCTGCACCTTGGCAGCAAGGTGCATCGGCTCGCACCAAGCCGTTTGCTGGGGCTGCTCTGCCTGTTGCTGCTGGTGCTGCCGTTGCTTGCGTATGGCCTGCTGGAGATCTGGGTCAGCCAGACGCCGCTGGCGATACGGGCTCACCTGTTGCAACTGTTGCCACAGCTGACCCATTAA
- a CDS encoding 6-phospho-alpha-glucosidase, which translates to MIMKKFSVVIAGGGSTFTPGIVLMLLENQHRFPLKEIKFYDNDGARQEIIAEACKILLKEKAPEIAFSYGTDPKAAFSDVDFVMAHIRVGKYPMRELDEKIPLRHGVVGQETCGPGGIAYGMRSIGGVLELVDYMEQYSPNAWMLNYSNPAAIVAEATRRLRPNAKILNICDMPIGIEGRMAQIAGLKSRKEMRVRYYGLNHFGWWTRIEDLEGNDLMPKIKEHVARHGYVPNSASHAEASWNDTFAKAKDVWALDPDTLPNTYLKYYLYPDYVVAHSNPEHTRANEVMEHREKQVFTACSDIVKAGNSAAGELEIDEHASYIVDLATAIAFNTQERMLLIVPNRGAIPNFDPEAMVEIPCLVGSSGPEPLQVGSIPLFQQGMMGQQVAVEKLVVEAWVEHSYQKLWQAITLSKTVPSASVAKSILDDLIEANKAYWPELK; encoded by the coding sequence ATGATCATGAAAAAATTCTCTGTAGTCATTGCCGGTGGTGGCAGCACTTTTACTCCTGGTATCGTTCTGATGTTGCTGGAAAATCAACATCGCTTCCCGCTCAAGGAGATCAAATTCTACGACAACGATGGTGCCCGTCAGGAGATCATCGCCGAAGCCTGCAAAATCTTGCTGAAAGAGAAGGCTCCCGAGATCGCCTTCAGCTATGGCACCGACCCCAAAGCAGCATTTAGCGATGTAGATTTTGTCATGGCCCATATCCGGGTTGGCAAATATCCGATGCGCGAGCTGGACGAGAAGATCCCGCTGCGTCATGGGGTGGTCGGTCAGGAGACCTGCGGCCCGGGCGGTATCGCCTACGGCATGCGCTCCATCGGCGGGGTGCTGGAGCTGGTCGACTATATGGAGCAGTACTCACCCAATGCCTGGATGCTCAACTACTCCAACCCGGCCGCCATCGTCGCCGAAGCGACCCGTCGCCTGCGTCCCAACGCCAAAATCCTCAACATCTGCGACATGCCGATCGGGATCGAGGGGCGCATGGCCCAGATTGCCGGTCTCAAATCCCGCAAAGAGATGCGGGTACGCTATTACGGCCTCAACCACTTTGGCTGGTGGACCCGCATCGAGGATCTGGAAGGTAACGACCTGATGCCGAAGATCAAGGAGCACGTCGCCCGCCACGGCTATGTGCCCAATAGCGCCAGCCATGCCGAAGCAAGCTGGAACGATACCTTCGCCAAGGCAAAGGATGTGTGGGCGCTCGACCCGGATACCCTGCCCAACACCTATCTGAAGTACTACCTCTACCCGGACTATGTGGTGGCCCACTCCAACCCGGAACACACCCGCGCCAACGAGGTGATGGAGCACCGCGAGAAGCAGGTCTTCACCGCCTGTAGCGACATCGTCAAGGCAGGCAATTCAGCAGCGGGCGAGCTGGAGATCGATGAACACGCCTCCTATATCGTTGACCTGGCAACCGCCATCGCCTTCAACACTCAGGAGCGGATGCTGCTGATCGTTCCCAATCGCGGCGCCATCCCCAACTTTGACCCGGAAGCCATGGTCGAGATCCCCTGCCTGGTCGGCAGCAGCGGACCTGAGCCGCTGCAGGTGGGCAGCATCCCGCTGTTCCAGCAGGGCATGATGGGCCAGCAGGTCGCGGTCGAGAAACTGGTGGTCGAAGCCTGGGTTGAGCACTCTTACCAGAAACTGTGGCAAGCCATCACCCTCTCCAAGACAGTGCCCAGTGCATCGGTGGCCAAGTCCATTCTCGATGACTTGATAGAGGCCAACAAAGCCTACTGGCCGGAACTGAAATAA
- a CDS encoding branched-chain amino acid ABC transporter substrate-binding protein, translated as MHKLSKITVSAAVSLALFGSISIAHAADTIKIGIAGPLTGPVAQYGDMQFTGGKMAVEQINKAGGINGKQIEAVIYDDACDPKQAVAIANKVVNDGVKFVVGHLCSDNTLPASDIYEDEGILMVTPASTNPKITERGYQLTLRTIGLDSDQGPTAAKYIIEQVKPQRVAVIHDKKQYGEGIASSVKAALDKAGVKVVAYEGITAGDKDFSALIAKLQKENVDFVYYGGYHPELGLILRQAGEKGLKAKFMGPEGVGNKDISAIGGPASEGLLVTLPNKYDLVPANAPLVAAFKAKGQDSSGPFVWTTYAAVQSLAAGIAKAGEDDPAAVAAAIKAAPIDTVMGPLTWAPNGDLKGFEFGVFQWHADGTSSQVK; from the coding sequence ATGCATAAGTTGAGCAAAATTACAGTAAGCGCAGCGGTTTCTTTGGCTCTGTTTGGATCGATCTCCATCGCACACGCGGCAGACACCATCAAGATAGGTATCGCAGGCCCGCTCACCGGCCCGGTTGCCCAGTACGGGGACATGCAGTTCACCGGCGGCAAGATGGCGGTCGAGCAAATCAACAAGGCTGGCGGCATCAATGGCAAGCAGATCGAAGCCGTCATCTATGACGATGCCTGTGATCCCAAGCAGGCGGTAGCCATCGCCAACAAGGTGGTAAATGATGGCGTCAAGTTCGTGGTCGGTCACCTCTGCTCCGACAACACCCTGCCCGCCTCCGACATCTATGAAGACGAGGGGATCCTGATGGTTACCCCCGCCTCCACCAACCCCAAGATCACCGAACGCGGTTACCAGCTGACCCTGCGCACCATAGGTCTGGATAGCGATCAGGGCCCGACTGCCGCCAAGTACATCATCGAGCAGGTCAAACCCCAGCGCGTGGCCGTTATCCACGACAAGAAGCAGTACGGTGAAGGTATCGCCTCCAGCGTCAAAGCCGCACTCGACAAGGCTGGCGTGAAGGTGGTGGCCTATGAAGGGATCACCGCCGGTGACAAGGACTTCTCCGCCCTGATCGCCAAGCTGCAGAAAGAGAACGTCGATTTCGTCTACTACGGCGGCTATCACCCTGAGCTGGGCCTGATCCTGCGTCAGGCTGGCGAGAAGGGGCTGAAAGCCAAGTTCATGGGCCCGGAAGGGGTGGGTAACAAGGATATCTCCGCCATCGGCGGCCCGGCTTCCGAAGGCCTGCTGGTGACCCTGCCGAACAAATACGATCTGGTACCTGCCAACGCCCCGCTGGTCGCAGCGTTCAAGGCCAAGGGTCAGGACTCCTCCGGCCCGTTCGTCTGGACCACCTATGCCGCGGTGCAGAGCCTGGCTGCCGGTATCGCCAAGGCGGGTGAAGATGACCCGGCCGCCGTTGCCGCCGCCATCAAGGCCGCACCGATCGATACCGTGATGGGCCCCCTGACCTGGGCACCGAACGGTGACCTGAAAGGCTTCGAATTTGGTGTGTTCCAGTGGCACGCTGACGGTACTTCCAGCCAAGTCAAATAA
- a CDS encoding GntR family transcriptional regulator: MIYKSVADRLRIRVNGAECRVGDVLPGEKALAEQYGVSRMTIRRAVDMLIEWGLVERRHGSGTYVTKKDVQHETKGLSGFTELMREQGRTLTSQVLEFRTMPAPPAIASQLRVKVNEPVYYSSRIRSVDGRALLLEESYMPVRLFRNLSVAHLEGSKFDYIERECGIAIAGNYECFSAVLADRVTAEQLHIEQGAPILRLTSLSYSESGEFLNYSIMFRNANDYHVDYHLHRARG; the protein is encoded by the coding sequence GTGATCTATAAATCGGTGGCTGATCGACTCAGGATCAGGGTAAACGGTGCCGAGTGTCGGGTGGGAGATGTGTTGCCGGGCGAAAAAGCGCTGGCAGAACAGTATGGCGTCTCCCGCATGACCATCCGCAGAGCGGTAGATATGTTGATCGAGTGGGGATTGGTCGAGCGGCGCCACGGCAGCGGCACCTATGTGACGAAAAAGGATGTTCAGCATGAGACCAAAGGTCTGAGCGGGTTTACCGAACTGATGCGCGAGCAGGGGCGCACATTGACCAGCCAGGTACTGGAGTTTCGTACCATGCCCGCGCCACCGGCCATCGCCAGTCAGCTGAGGGTTAAGGTGAATGAACCCGTCTATTACTCAAGCCGGATCCGCTCGGTGGATGGTCGGGCTCTGCTGCTGGAAGAGAGCTATATGCCGGTCAGACTGTTTCGCAATCTGTCGGTCGCCCATCTGGAAGGGTCCAAATTCGACTACATCGAACGGGAGTGCGGCATCGCGATTGCGGGCAACTATGAGTGCTTCAGTGCCGTGCTGGCGGATCGGGTTACTGCCGAGCAGCTCCATATCGAGCAGGGAGCCCCTATCCTGCGGCTCACCTCACTCTCATACAGCGAGAGCGGAGAGTTCCTCAACTACTCCATCATGTTCCGTAATGCCAACGACTATCACGTTGACTACCACCTCCACCGTGCCCGCGGCTAG
- a CDS encoding EAL domain-containing protein, with product MDIPAAPSPAICQLCQEKADLDFDFTMAFQPIVDCSQRTIFGYEALVRGLNNEPAQSVIARVNDGNRYRFDQLCRIKAIALAARLEMRGMLSINFLPNAVYRPERCIRTTLQAAREHLFPIEQIMFELTEVEQVQDSQHLRGIVDHYQALGFKTAIDDFGAGYSGLNLLADFHPNIVKLDMHLLRGIDHDPTRQAIVRHCLALFAELQIIPLAEGIETREEMACLREMGISLMQGYLFARPGFETLPEVDFASL from the coding sequence ATGGATATACCTGCCGCCCCATCCCCCGCCATCTGCCAGCTGTGTCAGGAGAAAGCCGATCTCGACTTCGACTTCACCATGGCTTTTCAGCCCATCGTCGATTGCAGCCAGCGCACCATCTTCGGCTACGAGGCGCTGGTGCGGGGGCTCAACAACGAACCCGCGCAGAGCGTGATTGCCCGGGTCAACGACGGCAATCGCTACCGCTTCGACCAGCTGTGCCGGATCAAGGCCATCGCGCTGGCCGCCCGGCTCGAGATGCGGGGAATGCTGAGCATCAACTTTCTGCCCAATGCGGTCTACCGCCCGGAGCGCTGCATCCGCACCACCCTGCAGGCGGCCCGCGAGCATCTCTTTCCCATCGAGCAGATCATGTTCGAGCTGACCGAGGTGGAGCAGGTGCAGGATAGCCAGCATCTTCGCGGCATCGTCGATCACTATCAGGCCCTCGGCTTCAAGACGGCAATCGATGACTTTGGCGCCGGTTACTCGGGCCTCAACCTGCTGGCCGATTTTCACCCCAACATCGTCAAGCTCGATATGCACCTGCTGCGGGGCATCGACCATGACCCGACCCGGCAAGCCATAGTGCGCCACTGTCTGGCACTGTTTGCCGAGCTGCAGATCATCCCGTTGGCGGAGGGGATCGAGACCCGCGAAGAGATGGCCTGCCTGCGGGAGATGGGCATCAGCCTAATGCAGGGCTACCTGTTCGCCCGCCCCGGCTTCGAAACCCTGCCGGAAGTGGATTTCGCCAGCCTGTAA
- a CDS encoding alpha-glucoside-specific PTS transporter subunit IIBC, giving the protein MLSQIQRFGGAMFTPVLLFPFAGMVVGIAIMLKNPMFVGESLANPQGLFFQIIHIIEEGGWTVFRNMPLIFAIGLPIGLANKAQARACLAVLVSFMTWNYFINAMGMTWGSYFGVDFSQDVGGESGLAMVAGIKTLDTSIIGAIVISGIVTALHNRLFDRQLPVFLGIFQGSSFVTIVAFFVMIPCAWLTLLGWPKVQMGIASLQNFMLVSGPVGVWVYTFLERILIPTGLHHFIYGPFIFGPAAVEGGIQLYWAQHMLEFSQSTRPLIEQFPQGGFALHGNSKIFGAMGIALAIYATAAKENKAKVAGLLIPATLTAILVGITEPLEFTFLFISPLLFAIHALLAATMSTVMYLFGVVGNMGGGLLDQFLPQNWIPMFHNHAGMMFTQIAIGLVFTGIWFLIFRALIIRLNLKTPGREDSEIKLYSKSDYQAAKNQRGSDSATQIIEALGGIKNIHSLNNCATRLRISLVNSKLAAADEEFIKLGAHGVVRHGDSIQVIIGLHVPQVRENMESIMNNSHQQSSLVMES; this is encoded by the coding sequence ATGCTCAGTCAAATTCAACGTTTTGGCGGAGCAATGTTCACTCCTGTACTGCTTTTTCCTTTTGCAGGTATGGTAGTAGGCATTGCAATTATGCTGAAAAACCCGATGTTTGTCGGTGAATCACTGGCAAACCCACAAGGATTATTCTTCCAGATCATCCATATTATTGAAGAAGGTGGCTGGACAGTATTCAGGAATATGCCGCTTATATTTGCGATTGGCCTGCCAATCGGTCTGGCAAATAAGGCACAAGCCAGAGCCTGTCTGGCTGTATTGGTCAGTTTCATGACCTGGAACTATTTTATCAACGCCATGGGCATGACCTGGGGCAGTTATTTCGGGGTCGACTTCAGTCAGGATGTAGGGGGTGAAAGTGGCCTCGCCATGGTAGCGGGGATCAAAACCCTGGATACCAGCATCATAGGAGCCATCGTCATCTCCGGCATCGTGACGGCACTGCACAACCGCCTGTTTGATCGCCAACTGCCGGTCTTTCTCGGCATCTTTCAGGGCAGCTCCTTTGTCACCATTGTCGCCTTCTTCGTGATGATCCCCTGTGCCTGGCTGACCCTGCTTGGCTGGCCAAAAGTACAGATGGGCATCGCCTCCCTGCAGAATTTCATGCTGGTCTCGGGTCCGGTCGGGGTGTGGGTATACACCTTCCTCGAGCGGATTTTGATCCCGACCGGCCTGCATCACTTTATCTACGGCCCCTTCATCTTCGGCCCAGCGGCAGTAGAGGGGGGCATTCAACTCTACTGGGCGCAGCACATGCTGGAGTTCAGCCAGAGCACTCGCCCGCTGATTGAACAGTTCCCTCAGGGTGGCTTTGCCCTGCACGGCAACTCGAAGATTTTCGGTGCCATGGGGATTGCTCTGGCCATCTATGCCACGGCAGCCAAAGAGAACAAGGCCAAGGTGGCAGGCCTGCTGATCCCGGCCACCCTGACCGCCATTCTGGTCGGTATCACCGAGCCGCTGGAGTTCACCTTCCTCTTCATCTCGCCGCTGCTGTTTGCCATCCACGCCCTGCTGGCAGCCACCATGTCGACTGTGATGTACCTGTTTGGTGTGGTCGGCAACATGGGTGGAGGTCTGCTCGACCAGTTCCTGCCGCAGAACTGGATACCCATGTTCCACAACCATGCGGGAATGATGTTCACCCAGATCGCTATCGGGTTGGTCTTTACCGGAATCTGGTTCCTGATATTCCGCGCGCTGATTATCAGACTCAATCTTAAAACACCGGGCCGGGAAGACAGTGAAATAAAGCTTTATTCAAAATCAGATTATCAGGCAGCCAAAAACCAGCGTGGCAGTGATAGTGCAACACAAATTATCGAAGCGCTTGGTGGAATCAAAAATATACACAGTCTGAATAACTGCGCCACCCGCTTAAGAATATCGTTGGTTAACAGCAAGCTGGCAGCAGCAGATGAGGAGTTTATTAAATTGGGTGCCCATGGGGTCGTCCGCCATGGCGATAGTATCCAGGTAATTATCGGTCTGCATGTACCTCAGGTACGTGAAAATATGGAATCGATTATGAACAACAGTCATCAACAATCGTCTTTAGTAATGGAGTCATGA